A stretch of the Dyella telluris genome encodes the following:
- a CDS encoding metal-dependent hydrolase family protein, translated as MTKRVAFAIAAALALPAAIAAEPAQTAQNVTVLQCARMVDTAAGKMLGQTTLIIEGKRIKEIKSGAIDPKPYQDAATAAGAAFAFYTVADGTCLPGLIDSHTHLTGETSPTGYTDQFRWNIADYAIRSTVYAKRTLMAGFTTVRNVGDTANESIALRNAINAGIVPGPRIYTAGKAIGTTGGHADPTDGYRQDLAGDPGPKDGIINSVEDAYKAIRQHYKDGVDVIKIMPSGGVLDESSSADNAQMTIEEIKAITSTAHDYGFTVAAHAHGAEAIRRAVLGGVDSIEHGTFMNDEDMKLMKEHGTWYVPTIIAGKYVQEMAAKPGYYPPQVAAKALQVGPIIQATAGKAYKAGVKIAFGTDAAVYPHGQNAKEFQYMVQAGMPPMFVLQAATTHAAELLHKQNELGQIAVGRVADVVAVPGNPLDDITVMQKMDFVMKDGVIYKEGGKPVM; from the coding sequence ATGACCAAGCGCGTTGCCTTCGCCATCGCCGCAGCCCTGGCGCTGCCTGCCGCCATTGCTGCGGAACCAGCCCAGACCGCCCAGAACGTCACCGTGCTGCAGTGCGCGCGCATGGTCGATACCGCGGCAGGGAAGATGCTCGGCCAGACCACGCTGATCATCGAAGGCAAGCGCATCAAGGAGATCAAGTCCGGCGCGATCGATCCCAAGCCCTACCAGGATGCCGCCACCGCCGCCGGCGCCGCCTTTGCCTTCTACACCGTGGCCGACGGCACCTGCCTGCCCGGCCTGATCGACTCGCACACCCACCTCACCGGCGAAACCAGCCCCACCGGCTACACCGACCAGTTCCGCTGGAACATCGCCGACTACGCCATCCGCTCCACCGTGTATGCCAAGCGCACCCTGATGGCCGGCTTCACCACCGTGCGCAACGTGGGCGACACGGCCAATGAATCCATCGCCCTGCGCAATGCCATCAACGCCGGCATCGTGCCCGGACCGCGCATCTACACCGCCGGCAAGGCCATCGGCACCACCGGAGGCCACGCCGATCCCACCGACGGCTATCGCCAGGATCTGGCCGGCGACCCGGGCCCGAAGGACGGCATCATCAACAGCGTCGAGGATGCCTACAAAGCCATCCGCCAGCATTACAAGGACGGCGTCGACGTGATCAAGATCATGCCGTCGGGTGGCGTGCTCGATGAAAGCAGCAGCGCGGACAACGCGCAGATGACCATCGAAGAGATCAAGGCCATCACCAGCACTGCGCACGACTACGGCTTCACCGTGGCCGCGCATGCGCATGGCGCCGAAGCCATTCGTCGCGCCGTGCTGGGCGGCGTGGATTCGATCGAGCACGGCACCTTCATGAACGACGAGGACATGAAGCTGATGAAGGAACACGGCACCTGGTACGTGCCGACCATCATTGCCGGCAAGTACGTGCAGGAAATGGCCGCCAAGCCCGGCTATTACCCGCCGCAGGTCGCCGCCAAGGCGCTGCAGGTGGGCCCGATCATCCAGGCCACCGCCGGCAAGGCCTACAAGGCCGGCGTGAAGATCGCCTTCGGCACCGATGCCGCCGTGTATCCGCACGGCCAGAACGCGAAGGAGTTCCAGTACATGGTGCAGGCCGGCATGCCGCCGATGTTCGTGCTGCAGGCGGCGACGACGCATGCGGCGGAGTTGCTGCACAAGCAGAACGAGCTGGGGCAGATTGCCGTGGGTCGCGTGGCGGACGTGGTGGCGGTGCCGGGCAATCCGCTGGATGACATCACGGTGATGCAGAAGATGGATTTCGTGATGAAGGATGGGGTGATTTACAAGGAAGGCGGGAAGCCGGTGATGTAA
- the plsB gene encoding glycerol-3-phosphate 1-O-acyltransferase PlsB, which yields MSTTDTPARSRAPWWFNLAGQLLEPWVRIRRDPAEPATLLKAGVPVCYVIERDGFSDALILDRACREAGLPSPMQPLSGTRRRRSVFALARRDGWLFGRNRKRSPTESLTQLVRSLEGDPERDVQIVPVSIYVGRAPTRESGWFSVLFSENWVVVGRFRRMLALLLNGRDTVVHFSTPVSLRTVVNDAGEILPERLTRKVARVLRTHFRRIRAAVIGPDLSHRRTVVDAVLNAEPVRAAINATAAKENISQAKAWRRAHDLVMEIAADYSHPVVRSASFLLSNFWNKLYDGIHMHHFDKARAAAPGHEVVYVPCHRSHADYLLMSYQLHMSGVVVPHIAAGVNLNLPVIGPILRRGGAFFLRRSFKGNALYSVVFNEYVAQLIDRGVPMEYFIEGGRSRTGRLLAPRAGMLAMTVRAFLRAPRRPVLFQPVYIGYEKLMEGKSYIGELSGKPKEKESLIGLLRGLKVLRQRYGHVALNFGEPIELNPMLDAASPHWRSDDPDAKPEWLGRVVDDLADKIQININRAADVNPINLLALALLATPKHAMAENDLLAQLELTKALLEELPYSDRMTLTSMDPAGIIAYGEQMGWIRRVRHPLGDVLVTEDEQAVLLSYFRNNVLHLTATAAWVASCFLNNRRMSRASVLRLGRIIYPFIQGELFLPWDADGFCQQLQSTIDFFVRRGLLEATGEGRVLERGPGQDDAAFQLKIIARSLIQAFERYYITIAALVKNGPHTLTSAELENACTLTAQRLSLLNELSAPEFFDKALFRGFIQKLRENRIVWTDDAGKLDYDKGLEDMVRDARVILARDVRHSILKITPGGDGEKDTASEKPLPADATSEALHERHVAAEHHEHASVEVSTAEETATSETPTKE from the coding sequence ATGTCGACCACGGACACGCCCGCCCGTAGCCGCGCCCCCTGGTGGTTCAACCTGGCCGGGCAGTTGCTCGAACCCTGGGTACGCATCCGCCGCGATCCCGCCGAACCCGCCACCCTCCTGAAGGCTGGCGTGCCGGTTTGCTATGTGATCGAGCGCGACGGCTTCTCCGATGCCCTGATCCTGGACCGCGCCTGCCGCGAAGCCGGCCTGCCCTCGCCCATGCAGCCCTTGTCGGGCACGCGTCGCCGCCGATCGGTATTTGCGCTGGCGCGCCGTGACGGCTGGCTGTTCGGACGCAACCGCAAGCGCTCGCCCACCGAATCGCTGACCCAGCTGGTGCGCTCGCTGGAAGGCGACCCGGAGCGCGACGTACAGATCGTGCCCGTATCCATCTACGTCGGCCGCGCGCCCACCCGTGAGTCAGGCTGGTTCAGCGTGCTGTTCTCGGAAAACTGGGTGGTGGTGGGTCGCTTCCGCCGCATGCTGGCCCTGCTGCTCAACGGCCGTGACACGGTGGTGCATTTCTCCACCCCGGTGTCGCTGCGCACGGTGGTGAACGATGCGGGCGAAATCCTGCCCGAGCGCCTCACCCGCAAGGTCGCCCGCGTGCTGCGCACCCATTTCCGCCGCATCCGCGCGGCGGTGATCGGCCCCGACCTGTCGCACCGCCGCACCGTGGTGGACGCGGTGTTGAATGCCGAGCCGGTACGCGCCGCCATCAACGCGACGGCGGCGAAGGAAAACATCAGCCAGGCCAAGGCGTGGCGTCGCGCGCACGACCTGGTCATGGAAATCGCCGCCGACTATTCGCACCCGGTGGTGCGCTCGGCGTCGTTCCTGCTGTCCAACTTCTGGAACAAGCTGTACGACGGCATCCACATGCATCACTTCGACAAGGCCCGCGCTGCCGCGCCCGGCCACGAAGTGGTGTACGTGCCCTGCCATCGCAGCCACGCGGACTACCTGCTGATGTCCTATCAGCTGCACATGTCCGGCGTGGTGGTGCCGCACATCGCGGCCGGCGTGAACCTCAACCTGCCGGTGATCGGCCCTATCCTGCGTCGCGGCGGTGCGTTCTTCCTGCGCCGCAGCTTCAAGGGCAATGCGCTGTACTCGGTGGTGTTCAACGAATACGTGGCGCAGCTGATCGACCGTGGCGTGCCGATGGAATACTTCATCGAAGGCGGCCGCTCGCGCACGGGCCGCCTGCTGGCACCGCGCGCCGGCATGCTGGCCATGACGGTGCGCGCCTTCCTGCGCGCGCCGCGCCGCCCGGTGCTGTTCCAGCCGGTGTACATCGGCTACGAGAAGCTGATGGAAGGCAAGAGCTACATCGGCGAACTCTCCGGCAAGCCCAAGGAGAAGGAATCGCTGATCGGCCTGCTGCGCGGCCTGAAGGTGCTGCGCCAGCGCTACGGCCATGTGGCGCTCAACTTCGGCGAACCGATCGAACTCAATCCGATGCTCGACGCCGCCAGCCCCCACTGGCGCTCGGACGATCCGGATGCCAAGCCCGAATGGCTGGGCCGGGTGGTGGACGATCTGGCCGACAAGATCCAGATCAACATCAACCGCGCCGCGGACGTGAACCCCATCAACCTGCTCGCGCTGGCCCTGCTCGCCACGCCCAAGCACGCGATGGCCGAGAACGACCTGCTTGCGCAGCTGGAACTGACCAAGGCACTGCTGGAAGAGCTGCCCTACTCGGACCGCATGACGCTCACCTCGATGGATCCTGCCGGCATCATCGCCTACGGCGAACAGATGGGCTGGATCCGCCGCGTGCGCCACCCGCTGGGTGACGTGCTGGTGACCGAGGACGAGCAGGCGGTGCTGCTCAGCTACTTCCGCAACAACGTGCTGCACCTCACCGCCACCGCGGCGTGGGTGGCTTCGTGCTTCCTCAACAACCGCCGCATGTCGCGCGCCTCGGTGCTGCGCCTGGGTCGCATCATCTACCCGTTCATCCAGGGCGAGCTGTTCCTGCCGTGGGATGCGGACGGCTTCTGCCAGCAGCTGCAGTCCACCATCGACTTCTTCGTGCGTCGCGGCCTGCTCGAAGCCACCGGCGAAGGCCGCGTGCTCGAACGTGGCCCGGGTCAGGACGATGCAGCCTTCCAGCTCAAGATCATCGCGCGCAGCCTGATCCAGGCGTTCGAGCGCTACTACATCACCATCGCCGCGCTGGTGAAGAACGGCCCGCACACGCTCACCTCGGCGGAGCTGGAAAACGCCTGCACGCTCACCGCGCAGCGGCTCAGCCTGCTCAACGAGTTGTCCGCGCCGGAATTCTTCGACAAGGCCCTGTTCCGCGGCTTTATTCAGAAGTTGCGCGAAAACCGCATCGTGTGGACCGACGATGCCGGCAAGCTCGACTACGACAAGGGACTGGAGGACATGGTGCGCGACGCACGCGTCATCCTGGCCCGCGACGTGCGCCACTCCATTCTCAAGATCACCCCCGGCGGCGATGGCGAGAAGGACACTGCCAGCGAAAAGCCCCTGCCGGCCGACGCCACCAGCGAAGCGCTGCACGAACGCCACGTGGCCGCCGAGCACCACGAGCACGCATCGGTCGAAGTGAGCACGGCGGAAGAAACCGCTACCAGCGAGACGCCGACGAAGGAGTGA
- a CDS encoding 5'-nucleotidase, lipoprotein e(P4) family — MSVRLPAAFAALVLLAGCSSTTPTKPTAPSAPAAPVAAAPAPATPADDNLNAVAWSQNAIEHDLIYLQTYRDAQARLLAALADKQWDALPKDDRLTPAKGLQPAVVLDIDETVLDNTPYQARLVKSGGEYNEADWAAWCNEQRARALPGVVEFTQFAAKHGVQVIYISNRAKDLDQVTLANLRKEGLPVSGPEAFLGLGTFVEDCEQVGTEKGCRRQLISHKYRVLMQFGDQIGDFVTVLANNAAGRQKAVSPYMDWFGTRWFVLPNPTYGAWEPALFNNDWTAPRDERRRQKIQSLRFD; from the coding sequence ATGTCCGTTCGTTTGCCGGCGGCGTTTGCCGCCCTGGTCCTGCTTGCCGGTTGCAGCAGCACCACCCCCACCAAGCCCACCGCACCGAGCGCCCCTGCCGCGCCCGTCGCCGCCGCCCCCGCACCGGCGACGCCTGCCGATGACAACCTCAACGCGGTGGCCTGGAGCCAGAACGCGATCGAGCACGACCTGATCTACCTGCAGACCTACCGAGATGCGCAGGCGCGCCTGCTGGCTGCGCTGGCCGACAAGCAGTGGGATGCCCTGCCCAAGGACGACCGCCTGACCCCGGCGAAGGGCCTGCAGCCCGCCGTGGTGCTGGACATCGACGAGACTGTGCTCGACAACACGCCCTACCAGGCCCGCCTGGTGAAGAGCGGCGGCGAGTACAACGAGGCCGACTGGGCAGCCTGGTGCAACGAGCAGCGCGCCCGCGCCCTGCCCGGCGTGGTCGAGTTCACCCAGTTCGCGGCCAAGCATGGCGTCCAGGTGATCTACATTTCCAACCGCGCCAAGGACCTGGACCAGGTCACCCTGGCCAACCTGCGCAAGGAAGGCCTGCCGGTATCCGGCCCCGAAGCGTTCCTGGGCCTGGGCACCTTCGTGGAGGATTGCGAGCAGGTCGGCACCGAGAAAGGCTGCCGCCGCCAGCTGATCAGCCATAAATACCGCGTTTTGATGCAGTTTGGCGACCAGATCGGCGATTTTGTGACCGTGCTGGCCAACAACGCCGCTGGCCGCCAGAAGGCCGTGTCGCCCTATATGGACTGGTTCGGCACCCGCTGGTTCGTGCTGCCCAACCCGACCTATGGCGCATGGGAGCCGGCGTTGTTTAATAATGACTGGACGGCACCGCGCGACGAACGTCGCCGCCAGAAGATCCAGTCGCTGCGTTTTGATTGA
- a CDS encoding AI-2E family transporter: MDNTTASRPTSPAIRITSYLLAAAALVLVLGLHLLPALFAGLLVYELVQSTAPLLGKRVPGDRARALVVALLGTIVVGLLVLLILSAVSFLRNEIGNPELMWQQQLMPLVEKAREQLPATIVGWLPDSVDDLRVMAMELTRKHSVSLQTIGKEAARVFVHILIGMVLGAIVALSRARPAHQVGPLASALGLRAQRLAEAFHNIVFAQIKISLLNTVFTAIFLLGVLPLMDIHVPLAKTLVVVTFIAGLLPVIGNLISNTAITIAGLSVSLGVGVAALGFLILIHKLEYFLNARIVGGQIRARAWELLVAMLVMEAAFGLTGLIAAPIYYAYLKSELEAERLI; the protein is encoded by the coding sequence ATGGATAACACGACAGCATCCCGCCCGACGTCGCCCGCCATCCGCATCACCAGTTACCTGCTTGCTGCCGCGGCGCTGGTGCTGGTGCTGGGCCTGCACCTGCTGCCGGCGCTGTTTGCCGGGCTGCTGGTCTACGAGTTGGTGCAGTCCACCGCCCCGCTGCTGGGCAAGCGCGTGCCGGGCGATCGCGCCCGCGCGCTGGTGGTGGCCCTGCTGGGCACCATCGTGGTTGGGCTGCTGGTGCTGCTGATCCTCAGTGCGGTCAGCTTCCTGCGCAACGAGATCGGCAATCCGGAGCTGATGTGGCAGCAGCAGCTGATGCCGCTGGTGGAGAAGGCGCGCGAGCAGCTGCCGGCCACCATCGTCGGCTGGCTGCCCGACAGCGTGGATGACCTGCGCGTGATGGCCATGGAGCTCACCCGCAAGCATTCCGTGAGCCTGCAGACCATCGGCAAGGAAGCGGCGCGCGTGTTCGTGCACATCCTGATCGGCATGGTGCTGGGCGCCATCGTGGCACTGAGCCGCGCCCGACCGGCCCATCAGGTGGGGCCGCTCGCCTCGGCGCTGGGCCTGCGCGCGCAGCGGCTGGCCGAAGCGTTCCACAACATCGTGTTCGCGCAGATCAAGATTTCCCTGCTCAACACCGTGTTTACCGCGATCTTCCTGCTCGGCGTGTTGCCGCTGATGGACATCCACGTGCCGCTGGCGAAAACGCTGGTGGTGGTCACTTTCATCGCGGGCCTGTTGCCGGTGATCGGCAACCTGATCTCCAACACCGCCATCACCATCGCCGGTCTTTCGGTTTCGCTGGGCGTCGGCGTGGCGGCGCTGGGTTTCCTGATACTCATCCACAAGCTTGAGTACTTCCTCAACGCGCGCATCGTTGGCGGGCAGATCCGCGCCCGTGCCTGGGAGCTGCTGGTGGCGATGCTGGTGATGGAGGCGGCATTCGGCCTGACCGGCCTGATCGCCGCGCCGATCTATTACGCCTACCTCAAGAGCGAACTGGAAGCCGAGCGGCTGATCTGA
- a CDS encoding TonB-dependent receptor domain-containing protein, with protein sequence MLKSKLTAAVLAALAFGYASATLAATDADNAPAQASSQDTSSSSQSDSQSDQVKKAKKLEAVTVTGSLIPQSQVETAQPVVTITADQMKARGFTTVAEALQQASFATGSVQGPQDNNSFTTGAQTLSMFGLPVGFTKYLIDGRPMGDFPGLYNGSDIFNNLSNIPQEMVDHIDILPGGQSSLYGSDAIAGVVNIVLKKKVDAPVIDVRLGGFSEGGGSSQRISFADSFQFGAFNTMIGVQYEQKKPIWGYDRDLTKQYFTEGTTPPTASRDYLVLSGITGKYLFLDPNNCSTVASGYGGTEMKQYRQGRGYYCGSQYSAGYATLANDTKTANLYSHSTFDVNEDLQLYGDLLYNYQEQKFTSGSNTTFWGTSVATAGSTGGYFWDPTVGDLRLMQKIFTPEEVGGFDNIMSKQYESSYMLTLGGKGHFLDNWDYDLGFTHSDDQLTNRDFQRFTGPIEQYFANHVMGHQQGTYSGYPVFTPNYAALYNQISPSDFRSFTGYTTSHSKTWDNMIRGQVTDQSLFVMPGGDAGLAVVMEGGNQGWDSSPDPRLLETITDGNGNTQSYVYGTSATPGAGHRSRFATTGELRLPLLEQLTMDLSTRYDAYYVDNQTVDHTTFNVGLEYRPVETLLLRGRYGSAFKAPTLADEFQRPSGSYNSVTDYLNCARLGYAPAVAPTKCPPPYDNTQYQGLTYGNPALQPITAKVWSYGFVWAPIERMSIAVDYLHWNINNEVVQVDPDKLSKTEYLCDIGTLDPKSGTCAQAFSLITRGPGKDGLLGPITNIATPKLNLANEEVNAITANFSYVQPIGSFGELSMALSYSDLLKHTTQDFVIDPKIDVLREPFYSTDFKSKANGSLTWSKGDWGATLYFNRYGSTPNYLATVLNSYEEPGTGKLAPWILYNASVTYNPMKNLALSLLVNNLFNSMPPKDDSYPGTFNQPYNTDNYNVYGRAIYLEAKYSFGGTAR encoded by the coding sequence ATGTTGAAGTCCAAGCTGACGGCTGCCGTCCTGGCAGCCTTGGCGTTTGGCTATGCGTCCGCGACGCTCGCAGCCACCGACGCCGATAACGCACCCGCACAAGCATCATCGCAAGACACTTCCTCCAGCTCGCAAAGCGATTCGCAAAGCGACCAGGTCAAGAAGGCGAAGAAGCTCGAAGCCGTCACGGTCACCGGTTCGCTGATTCCGCAGTCGCAGGTGGAAACCGCGCAGCCCGTGGTCACCATCACCGCGGACCAGATGAAGGCACGCGGCTTCACCACGGTGGCCGAAGCGCTGCAGCAGGCGTCGTTCGCCACCGGCAGCGTGCAGGGTCCGCAGGACAATAACTCCTTCACCACGGGCGCGCAGACGCTGAGCATGTTCGGTCTGCCGGTGGGCTTTACCAAGTACCTCATCGACGGTCGGCCCATGGGTGATTTCCCGGGCCTGTACAACGGCAGCGACATCTTCAACAACCTGAGCAACATCCCGCAGGAAATGGTCGATCACATCGACATCCTGCCGGGTGGCCAGTCCTCGCTTTACGGTTCCGACGCCATTGCCGGTGTCGTCAACATCGTGCTGAAGAAGAAGGTGGATGCGCCGGTCATCGACGTGCGCCTGGGTGGCTTCAGTGAAGGCGGTGGTTCCAGCCAGCGCATCAGCTTTGCCGACAGCTTCCAGTTCGGCGCCTTCAATACCATGATCGGCGTGCAGTACGAGCAGAAGAAGCCGATCTGGGGCTATGACCGCGACCTGACCAAGCAGTACTTCACCGAGGGAACCACCCCGCCCACGGCGTCGCGTGACTACCTGGTGCTCAGTGGCATCACCGGCAAATACCTGTTCCTTGACCCGAACAACTGCTCCACCGTGGCGTCCGGCTACGGCGGCACCGAAATGAAGCAGTACCGACAGGGGCGTGGCTACTACTGCGGTTCGCAGTACAGCGCGGGCTACGCCACCCTCGCCAACGACACGAAGACGGCGAACCTGTATTCGCACTCCACCTTCGACGTCAACGAGGACCTGCAGTTGTACGGCGACCTGCTCTACAACTACCAGGAGCAGAAGTTCACCTCCGGCAGCAACACCACCTTCTGGGGCACCAGCGTCGCCACGGCGGGCTCCACGGGCGGGTACTTCTGGGATCCGACGGTGGGCGACCTGCGCCTGATGCAGAAGATCTTCACGCCGGAAGAGGTCGGTGGCTTCGACAACATCATGAGCAAGCAGTACGAGAGCTCGTACATGCTGACCCTGGGTGGCAAGGGCCACTTCCTGGACAACTGGGACTACGACCTGGGCTTCACCCACTCGGACGACCAGCTTACCAATCGCGACTTCCAGCGCTTCACCGGTCCGATCGAGCAGTACTTCGCCAATCACGTGATGGGCCACCAGCAGGGCACGTACTCCGGGTATCCGGTGTTCACGCCCAACTACGCGGCGTTGTACAACCAGATTTCGCCGTCGGACTTCCGCAGCTTCACCGGTTACACCACCTCGCATTCCAAGACCTGGGACAACATGATCCGCGGCCAGGTGACGGACCAGTCGCTGTTCGTGATGCCGGGTGGTGATGCCGGACTCGCCGTGGTGATGGAAGGCGGCAACCAGGGCTGGGATTCCTCGCCCGACCCGCGCCTGCTGGAAACCATCACCGACGGCAACGGCAACACGCAGAGCTATGTGTACGGCACCAGCGCCACGCCGGGTGCCGGCCATCGTTCGCGTTTCGCCACCACCGGCGAATTGCGCCTGCCGTTGCTCGAACAGCTGACCATGGACCTGTCCACCCGCTACGACGCCTACTACGTCGACAACCAGACGGTGGACCACACGACGTTCAACGTCGGCCTTGAATACCGCCCGGTCGAAACACTGCTGCTGCGTGGCCGTTACGGCTCCGCATTCAAGGCGCCGACGCTGGCGGACGAGTTCCAGCGCCCCAGTGGCTCCTACAACTCGGTCACCGACTACCTGAACTGCGCACGCCTGGGCTACGCCCCGGCCGTGGCTCCCACCAAGTGCCCGCCGCCGTATGACAACACGCAGTACCAGGGCCTGACCTACGGCAACCCCGCGTTGCAGCCGATCACGGCCAAGGTGTGGAGTTACGGTTTTGTCTGGGCACCGATCGAGCGCATGTCGATTGCGGTCGACTACCTGCACTGGAACATCAACAACGAAGTGGTGCAGGTGGATCCGGACAAGCTGTCCAAGACCGAGTACCTGTGCGATATCGGCACGCTTGATCCCAAGTCGGGCACCTGCGCCCAGGCATTCAGCCTGATCACGCGTGGCCCCGGCAAGGATGGCTTGCTGGGTCCAATCACCAATATCGCCACGCCCAAGCTGAACCTGGCCAACGAAGAGGTCAACGCCATCACGGCGAACTTCAGCTACGTGCAGCCGATTGGTTCGTTCGGCGAGCTGTCGATGGCGCTGTCGTACTCGGACCTGCTCAAGCACACCACGCAGGACTTCGTGATCGACCCGAAGATCGACGTGCTGCGCGAGCCGTTCTACAGCACGGACTTCAAGTCCAAGGCCAACGGCTCGCTGACCTGGAGCAAGGGTGACTGGGGTGCAACGCTGTATTTCAACCGTTATGGCAGCACGCCCAACTACCTGGCCACGGTGCTCAACAGCTATGAAGAACCAGGCACCGGCAAGCTGGCGCCGTGGATCCTCTACAACGCCAGCGTGACCTACAACCCGATGAAGAACCTGGCGCTGTCGCTGCTGGTCAACAACCTGTTCAACTCCATGCCGCCCAAGGACGACAGCTACCCGGGCACGTTCAACCAGCCCTACAACACGGACAACTACAACGTGTACGGGCGCGCCATTTACCTGGAAGCGAAATACAGCTTTGGCGGAACCGCCAGGTAA
- a CDS encoding tetratricopeptide repeat-containing sulfotransferase family protein, with amino-acid sequence MTEPAHLYAQLVDAFNRRQWLQARAVAGRLLPMVPNDAGVCYITGVTFMELQEMPLALGFLHKAMDLEPTRADYATQFAKALTMVRRTRDAVTAADKAMALHPTDAFTLDTLGVVYTQGHAHDRAATAFKAAATLMPEQASYRFNLATALVAMGDITTAEQELEACIALDATFWGAHLTLSQLRRQTPGHHHVPRLQALADAHPRNEQAQTYVNMALAKEHEDLGEYPAAFERLVRGKSSGKETRGYSIHHDEALFEAIARQFPQSQAAVQGDPTHEPIFVIGMPRSGTTLVERIISSHPDVYSAGELQNFGVVLKRQSGSTTFPMIDLDTIERARQVDWTRLGADYLASTRPATGQRPRFIDKLPHNFLYAGFIANALPNARIVCLRRDPVDTCLSNFRQLFSQLSPLYGYSFDLLDTGRYFVLFDRLMAHWRKVFPGRILEVEYEGLVDAQEEHTRRLLAFCDLPWDDRCLQFEKNDAPVNTASAVQVRAPIYRTAVRRWKKYEAQLSPLLQLLDDAGIAFER; translated from the coding sequence ATGACCGAGCCAGCCCATCTCTATGCCCAGCTGGTCGATGCCTTCAACCGACGCCAATGGCTCCAGGCCCGCGCCGTGGCCGGTCGCCTGCTGCCGATGGTGCCCAACGATGCGGGTGTCTGCTACATCACCGGCGTGACCTTCATGGAATTGCAGGAGATGCCGCTGGCCCTGGGATTTCTGCACAAGGCGATGGATCTTGAGCCGACCCGCGCGGACTATGCCACGCAGTTCGCCAAGGCGCTGACCATGGTGCGCCGTACCCGCGACGCAGTCACGGCGGCGGACAAGGCGATGGCCCTCCATCCCACCGACGCCTTTACGCTGGACACGCTGGGCGTGGTCTACACCCAGGGGCACGCCCACGATCGTGCCGCCACGGCGTTCAAGGCTGCGGCGACGCTGATGCCCGAGCAGGCCTCCTATCGCTTCAACCTGGCGACGGCGCTGGTGGCCATGGGCGACATCACCACCGCCGAACAGGAGCTGGAAGCCTGCATAGCGCTCGACGCGACCTTCTGGGGCGCACACCTTACGCTCTCCCAGCTTCGGCGACAGACGCCCGGGCACCACCACGTGCCACGGCTGCAGGCGCTGGCCGACGCGCATCCGCGCAATGAGCAGGCCCAGACTTACGTGAACATGGCGCTGGCCAAGGAGCACGAAGATCTTGGGGAGTATCCCGCGGCGTTCGAGCGACTGGTACGCGGCAAGTCCTCCGGCAAGGAAACGCGCGGCTATTCGATTCACCACGACGAGGCGCTGTTCGAGGCCATCGCACGCCAGTTTCCTCAGTCGCAGGCTGCCGTGCAGGGCGATCCGACGCACGAGCCGATCTTCGTGATCGGCATGCCACGCTCGGGCACGACGCTGGTGGAACGCATCATCTCGAGCCATCCGGACGTGTACTCGGCTGGGGAACTGCAGAACTTCGGCGTGGTGCTCAAGCGCCAGAGCGGCAGCACCACGTTTCCCATGATCGACCTGGACACCATCGAGCGGGCGCGGCAGGTCGACTGGACCAGACTGGGCGCCGACTATCTGGCCAGCACCCGGCCGGCGACTGGCCAACGCCCTCGCTTCATCGACAAGTTGCCGCACAATTTCCTTTATGCCGGCTTCATCGCGAACGCCTTGCCGAACGCTCGCATCGTGTGCCTGCGGCGCGATCCGGTGGACACCTGCCTCAGCAACTTCCGCCAGCTTTTTTCGCAACTTTCCCCGCTGTACGGCTACTCGTTCGACCTGCTCGACACCGGGCGCTACTTCGTCCTGTTCGACCGGCTGATGGCCCATTGGCGCAAGGTGTTTCCCGGTCGCATCCTGGAAGTGGAGTACGAGGGCCTGGTGGACGCACAAGAAGAACATACGCGCCGGCTGCTGGCATTCTGCGACCTGCCATGGGACGACCGCTGCCTGCAATTCGAAAAGAACGATGCGCCGGTGAACACCGCCAGCGCCGTGCAGGTGCGCGCACCCATCTATCGAACGGCGGTACGGCGATGGAAGAAGTACGAAGCCCAGCTGTCGCCCCTGCTGCAACTGCTGGACGACGCCGGCATCGCCTTCGAACGCTGA